One window of the Labilibaculum sp. genome contains the following:
- the rmuC gene encoding DNA recombination protein RmuC has protein sequence MEILYIALGIAKGLIIAWLIFRKRVAHQAVLNREELLKQENAFINEKSELSHKLSVLEERANNLLKEKTDLNEAVIVERQKNENLTRSVSISATERKNLEERLTTQKQELEELQKKFTTEFENIATKILKENTKEFTSSNQKNMSDIMGPIKEKLMSFEKKVEETYDRELRDKISLKEEVKKLYDLNSKISDEANNLTKALKGDVKKQGNWGEVVLERILERSGLTKGQEYDREVVMQNSQGQTIRPDVIIRLPEEKHVIVDSKVSLIAYERYVNSIGDVDAEKFQKEHIVSMKSHVKELAEKHYQSSAAINSPDFVLMFMPIESSFAMAVQYDQELFNYAWDNKIVIVSPSTLLATLRTIASIWKQEQQNRNVLEIAKQGGLLYDKFVGFVDDMIKLGKQMDTSKASYSDAMKKLYDGSGNMVRRAENIRELGAKVKKKLPQSLIDRMNDGEQINNNNILTIE, from the coding sequence ATGGAAATATTATACATCGCCCTCGGAATAGCTAAAGGATTGATTATTGCTTGGTTAATTTTTCGAAAAAGAGTTGCACATCAAGCCGTGCTTAATCGGGAAGAGTTGCTGAAACAGGAAAATGCTTTTATCAACGAAAAGAGTGAGCTTTCGCACAAACTATCTGTGTTGGAAGAACGTGCGAACAATTTATTAAAGGAGAAAACAGATTTAAATGAGGCTGTGATAGTTGAGCGCCAGAAGAATGAGAATTTGACACGCTCTGTTTCCATATCCGCCACCGAGCGAAAAAATTTAGAGGAACGATTAACAACTCAAAAGCAAGAGCTGGAAGAACTTCAAAAGAAATTCACTACCGAATTTGAGAATATTGCCACCAAAATATTGAAGGAGAACACCAAAGAATTTACTTCTTCGAATCAGAAAAACATGAGTGACATCATGGGACCGATTAAAGAGAAATTGATGTCGTTTGAGAAAAAAGTAGAAGAAACTTACGATAGGGAATTGCGTGATAAGATCAGCCTAAAGGAAGAGGTGAAAAAGCTTTACGATCTGAACTCCAAAATTAGTGATGAAGCCAACAACCTGACCAAAGCCTTAAAGGGAGATGTGAAAAAGCAAGGGAATTGGGGAGAAGTTGTTTTAGAAAGAATATTAGAGCGATCTGGTTTGACCAAAGGTCAGGAATATGATCGTGAGGTAGTGATGCAAAACAGTCAGGGGCAAACCATACGGCCTGATGTTATTATTCGTTTGCCGGAAGAGAAACACGTAATTGTTGATTCTAAAGTGTCGCTGATTGCTTACGAACGATATGTAAATTCAATTGGTGATGTGGATGCCGAAAAGTTCCAAAAGGAACACATTGTTTCGATGAAATCTCACGTAAAAGAATTGGCCGAGAAACATTACCAAAGCTCTGCAGCAATAAACTCGCCTGACTTTGTTCTCATGTTTATGCCGATAGAATCTTCTTTTGCCATGGCGGTGCAATACGATCAGGAGCTTTTTAATTATGCGTGGGACAACAAAATTGTGATTGTGAGTCCTTCAACATTGCTGGCCACATTGCGCACTATTGCTTCGATCTGGAAACAGGAACAGCAAAACCGAAATGTATTGGAAATTGCCAAGCAGGGAGGTTTGCTTTACGATAAATTTGTTGGCTTTGTTGACGATATGATAAAGCTTGGGAAACAAATGGACACCTCGAAAGCCAGTTATTCGGATGCGATGAAAAAACTGTACGACGGCAGCGGTAATATGGTTCGCCGTGCTGAGAACATTCGCGAATTAGGTGCCAAAGTGAAAAAGAAATTGCCTCAATCTTTAATCGATAGAATGAACGATGGAGAGCAAATAAACAATAACAATATTCTTACAATTGAATAA